The Pochonia chlamydosporia 170 chromosome 1, whole genome shotgun sequence genome window below encodes:
- a CDS encoding aldehyde dehydrogenase (similar to Verticillium alfalfae VaMs.102 XP_003004028.1): protein MSTTNITLPNGVKYEQPVGLFINNTFKHASGDEFMVVNPSTEQEIITLKGASESDVNEAVDAARKAFQGPWSDLTPVERGDYLVKLASLIDRDRKLIAAIDAYDCGKPYSVALEADLDESYNVFKYYAGWADKIYGDTIDTSPAKFAYTVQEPLGVCGQIIPWNFPFMMLAWKVAPALACGNVVIVKPAEQTPLSAMYFGKLVQEAGFPPGVVNVIPGLGPVAGKTLAEHTQVDKIAFTGSTNTGRAIMRSAASNLKNITLECGGKSPLIIFEDADLDQAVKWAHVGIMDNSGQVCTSTSRIYVHEKVYDDFVSRFAEFTKKSTVMGSPFKDDVNHGPQVSKIQFDRILSYIEAGRKEGAKILSGGAKVDGEGYYIQPTIFAEAEESATIVRDEIFGPVVVINKFATQDEAVAKANDTSYGLAAAVFTENMSRGHTVARKLQAGMVWVNSSGDSHFGIPFGGYKSSVGESLETSIKEYQSTLTDMLFSKAIVAPLLLHVPWVAAQTTSNPPCLSAGEAYNIGLRWLQIFQTNENGTGTGSAIIPSTLTKNITYYDEGATFGDPAPVYNSSADVHEAVTGSGYSGALVTNVTYSIIECFASCDISVIRWQSDSLSANATNVTVPVGTPISYRGTDYLRVDLETRLVYNVTSSSDLLNYYIRLKDDVIKAMV, encoded by the exons ATGTCGACGACCAACATTACTCTTCCAAATGGCGTCAAGTACGAACAGCCCGTCGGCTTGTTCATCAATAATACCTTCAAACATGCATCCGGAGATGAATTTATGGTCGTGAACCCGTCCACTGAGCAGGAAATCATCACGTTGAAGGGAGCATCCGAATCTGATGTCAACGAAGCTGTTGATGCAGCCCGCAAAGCATTTCAAGGACCGTGGTCTGATCTTACGCCTGTAGAACGGGGAGATTATCTCGTAAAGCTCGCCTCCCTCATCGATCGGGACCGAAAGCTCATAGCAGCTATTGATGCCTACGACTGCGGCAAACCATACTCTGTCGCACTTGAAGCGGATCTGGACGAGTCATACAATGTCTTCAAGTACTATGCCGGATGGGCAGACAAGATATACGGCGACACAATAGACACGTCTCCCGCGAAGTTTGCATATACCGTCCAAGAACCGTTGGGTGTCTGCGGCCAAATCATCCCGTGGAACTTCCCATTCATGATGCTGGCTTGGAAAGTAGCACCTGCTCTGGCTTGCGGCAACGTGGTTATTGTAAAGCCGGCAGAGCAGACCCCCTTATCTGCCATGTATTTCGGCAAGCTGGTGCAGGAAGCTGGATTCCCGCCTGGCGTCGTCAATGTCATTCCTGGTCTGGGGCCTGTGGCTGGAAAGACACTGGCAGAGCATACCCAGGTTGACAAGATTGCATTCACTGGGAGCACAAACACCGGACGTGCAATCATGCGCTCTGCGgcatcaaatttgaagaATATCACACTCGAGTGCGGCGGCAAGAGCCCTCTTATTATTTTCGAAGACGCAGACTTGGATCAAGCGGTCAAGTGGGCGCATGTTGGCATCATGGATAATTCAGGTCAAGTCTGCACCTCGACGTCTCGAATCTACGTTCATGAGAAGGTGTATGATGATTTTGTATCACGTTTTGCCGAATTCACCAAGAAGAGCACTGTCATGGGGAGTCCATTCAAGGACGATGTCAATCACGGACCACAAGTCTCCAAGATCCAATTTGATCGCATTCTTTCATACATTGAAGCAGGCCGCAAAGAAGGGGCCAAGATCCTTAGTGGCGGCGCAAAGGTGGACGGGGAGGGATACTACATTCAGCCAACCATTTTCGCAGAG GCGGAGGAAAGTGCTACTATTGTTCGAGACGAGATATTTGGGCCCGTGGttgtcatcaacaagtttgCAACCCAGGATGAAGCAGTGGCCAAGGCGAACGACACATCATATGGCCTGGCTGCGGCCGTTTTCACGGAGAACATGTCCAGAGGTCACACTGTAGCGAGGAAGCTGCAGGCAGGTATGGTTTGGGTCAATTCTTCTGGGGACTCGCATTTCGGTATCCCGTTTGGCGGGTACAAGTCTTCTGTCGGAGAGAGCTTGGAAA CCTCAATCAAGGAATACCAGTCCACCCTCACAGACATGTTGTTCtccaaagccatcgtcgCACCACTCTTGCTCCATGTGCCATGGGTAGCAGCCCAGACAACGAGTAACCCACCTTGTCTCAGTGCCGGTGAAGCATACAACATTGGCCTTCGCTGGCTTCAGATCTTCCAAACAAACGAGAACGGAACGGGAACAGGCTCAGCCATAATCCCGAGTACTTTGACGAAGAATATCACC TATTACGATGAAGGTGCCACATTTGGTGACCCAGCGCCCGTGTACAATTCCTCGGCTGATGTCCATGAGGCGGTAACTGGATCTGGGTATAGCGGAGCGTTGGTCACGAATGTGACGTATTCTATTATCGAGTGTTTTGCGTCGTGCGATATCTCGGTGATTAGATGGCAGAGTGATAGCCTGAGTGCAAATGCAACTAATGT GACGGTCCCTGTGGGAACACCGATTAGTTATCGTGGCACGGATTACCTTAGGGTTGATTTGGAGACGAGGTTGGTATATAATGTGACTAGTAGTTCGGATTTGTTGAACTACTATATTCGCCTGAAGGATGATGTGATTAAGGCGATGGTTTGA